The DNA region GCCCTGATCGTGGACGACGGCCCGAGCCCCACCGCGCTCCTGGGCTCCCTCCACCGCTGGCGGCTGTACCTGGGGCGCGACGCGCAGACACCGAGCTACGGCCATTTCGTCAGCCTGCCCGAGCTTCCCGACCTGTATGGGGAAGACGGCCCGAAATGGCAGGAAAGCCGGGTGAACTGGACGCCCGCCGGGGTCCGATTCTCCTTCTGGACGGGGCACGAGCTGTTTGTTCCGGCACGGGCCTACGAGAACGGGCGATGAGGAGTCTCCGGGTGAAGCGAATCCTGATCACAGGGATGTCCGGCACGGGGAAGACCTCCGTGATCGAGGAGCTGTCACGTCGCGGATTTACTGCCATCGACACAGACTCGGACGAATGGTGCGAGTGGACGGTCGGGCATGAGGTCGGCAGCGAAACGTCCGAGCCCGATTGGGTGTGGAGGGAGGACAGGATGTGGCACCTCCTCTCCGAGCCCCGGGAGGCGCCCCTCTTCGTCTCGGGCTGCAAGACCAACCAGGGAAAGTTCTACGACCGCTTCGATCACGTCGTCCTGCTGAGCGCCCTGCCCGAAGTCATGCTGGAGCGCATCAAGGGCCGCACGAACAACCCTTACGGTAAAAGCGCAGAGGAACGTGACCGCATCCTCCAGCACGTCCGTTTCGTCGAACCGCTGCTCCGGCACCGGGCGACCCTGGAGTTGGACACGTCGGCGCTGACGGTGGCAGAGGTCGCAGACCGGCTCCTGGCCCTGACGACTCGAAACGCCCAGGGGTAATCCGCCTACCCGATCACCTTCCGCACCGTCTCCCTCCACCCCGGCGGGTACATCACCGCGAACTCCCCCCGGTGGTCGGCCCAGACGCGGTTGAAGTCGGCGTAACTCATCAGGACGTAGCCCAGCAGGGGGTCCATCAGGTAGACCTGCTCGCGGGCGTCGTCGTACCCGGTCACCACCCGCCAGTGGGGGATGACCGCCGTGGCGGTGACGTGCGATTGCAGGGCGATGAGGGGCAACCGGGCGCGAACCGCCGCGCGCACGGTCTGGAGCGAGCCGCCCCGGTACAGCCGGGCCTCCAGCCCCACCTTCGGCGCGAAGTCCACGATGGCCTGGGCCGTCATGTAGGACCGCTCGGTGGGACGGGTCAGGCGGCTCACGTCCGCGAGGGAGACGTTGATGCCGAAGTACCCCAGCACCTGCGTGATGCTCGCCGGGCCACAGGCGTTGTAGGTCTGGTGGACGAGCGGCATCCCGGAGAGGACGTAGCCTGCCGGGGTGGGTGGGGCGGAGGTCGAGGCCGCCTGGGCGCCGCCAAACAGGGAGGCAAGGAGGAGGGGAAGCAGGAAGCGCACGCGCGCAGCATGACTCAGCCCCTCTGACCGAACCCTCACCCGCCTCGGCCGACCGGCTCGGCTTCCTCCTCCAGTGGCGCGAACAGCCGCTCCAGGTCGCCCGTCGTCAGTTGGGTCGCGCTTGTCAGCCCGCCGTCGAGCACCCCCTGGGCGAGAGCGGCCTTCCTCTGCTGGAGGTCGAGAATCCGCTCCTCCACGCTGCCCGCCGCGATCAGCTTGTACACGAAGACAGGTTTGTCCTGCCCGATGCGGTAGGCGCGGTCGGTGGCCTGATTCTCGGCGGCGGGGTTCCACCACGGGTCGAGGTGGACCACGGTGTCGGCGGCGGTGAGGTTCAGGCCCACGCCCCCCGCCTTCAGGCTGATCAGGAAGACGGGCACCTCGCCGCGCTGGAAGCGTTCGATCTGCGCCGCCCGGTTCTTCGTCTGCCCGGTCAGCTTGGCGTACCCGATGCCCAGGTCGGCGAGGGTGTCCTCCAGCAGGCCGAGCAGGGTGGCGAACTGGGAGAAGATCAGGACGCGGCGGCCCTCCTCGACCATCTGCGGGAGGTTTCCCGTCAGCCAGTCGAGCTTGGCGCTGCCCCTCACCTTGCGGGCGGCGTCCAGCCTTACGAGGCGGGGATCGGTGGCGGCCTGCCGCAGCTTGAGCAGGGCGTCGAGGATGGCGACGGTGGAGCGGGCCAGGCCCCGGGCGTCGAGTTCTTCCCGCACCCGTTCGAGCATGGTCACCCGCACCGTCTCGTACAGGTCGCGCTGGTCGCCGTCGAGGGTGACGCGCACGGGGATCTCGGTCTTGGGCGGGAGTTCGGAGGCCACATCCCGCTTCTCGCGCCGCAGGATGAAGGGCCTCACCCGGGCGGCGAGGGCGACCTGCCGCGCCCGGTCCCCCTGCTTCTCGATGGGTGTGCGGTACAGCTCGCGGAAGGTCTTCTCGTCGTACAGCAGGCCCGGCGTCAGGAAGTTGAACTGTGACCACAGCTCGCCGAGGTGATTTTCGAGGGGCGTGCCGGTGAGGGCGAGGCGGTGGCGGGCTTTGAGGGCTCCGGCGGCCTTCGCGGCGGCGCTCCTGGGATTCTTGATGTTCTGCGCCTCGTCGAGAACGAGGAGGTGGAAGTCGTGTTCCCGGAGCGAGTCGATGTCGCGCGGCAGCAGGGGGTAGGTGCTGAGCACGAGGTCGTGGTCGGGGACGCGCCCGAAGTCCTCCTTGCGGTGCGGGCCGTGCAGGGTGAGCACCCTCAGCCCCGGCGTGAAGCGGGCCGCTTCCGCGCGCCAGTTGCCGAGGACGCTGGTGGGTGCGATCACGAGGCTGGGGCGGTCGGCGCGTCCCGCGACCTTCTCGGTCTGAAGGTGGGCGAGGGTCTGGAGCGTCTTCCCCAGCCCCATGTCGTCCGCCAGAATCCCCCCCAGGTCGTACTCGCGCAGGAATTGCAGCCAGGAGAGGCCCTGGCGCTGGTAGGTGCGCAGTTCGGCGTTCAGCCCCTCGGGCGGTTCAACGTCGGCCACTCCCCGGAAGGAGCGCAGGCGGCGGCCGAGGTCGAGCAGGCGGTCGGCCCCCAGCCAGCGGGCATTCAAGGCCTCGTCCAAGGCGGCAAGGCGGGCCGCGTCGAGGAGGGGCAGTTTCAGCGGTCCCTCGGGCAGCTCACGCAGATGGAGTTCGACGAGCACGCTGAGGATCGCCCGCACCCGTCCGGCAGGGAGCGCGAGGCGGCGTCCGTCGGGGAGGCGGGCCGCGATCACGTCGTCGTCTTTCAGGGCGGCGAGAGCTTCGGGCGTGAACAGTTCCGGGCGTTCGGCGATTAGGGAGACCAGGATGGGGATGAGGCTCAGGCGCTCCCCGTCCACGATCACCCCGAGTTCGAGGGTGAACCAGCCGCCCTCGTCTCCGGCCTCGCCGTACCAGTCCTCGACCTCGACGTAGCGGTAGGGGAAGTCTGGGGCGACCTCCACCCGAAAACCCCTGGCCTCCAGCTTCGGGACCTCGGCGGTCAGGAAGCGTTGCCAGTCGGCCTCGCCCGCGAAGGCGTAGAGGCTGGCGGCCTCGGGGTGCTCCACATGGTCGCCGCGCGGCTGGAGGCTCTGGAGGCGCTTCAGGCCCGTGCGGGTGAGTTGCCCCGCGCTGCGCTTCTCGGCGGCGGGATCGCGCCCGCGCAGGTAGAGCACCCCGTCCACGTAGTTCTGCCGCTCGACCGGCAGGGGCTCGCCGTCGTAGAGGTGGGTGAGATGGGCGACGCCGAGGGCCCGCTCCTCCGTCTGGGTGCGCCAGCCCTTGCGGCGGCTCACGGTCACCCGCTCCTCGCGCAGGGTCAGGAGCGGCTGGTACTCGGCGGGCACGCGCCGCACCTGGACGGGCTGGGGTAAGGGCAGGGCGTCCCCCAGCGCCGGGAAGCTCTCCCGCAGGGCCCCCGCAAAACTAGCGGCCTGCGCGGGCGGCACGGGCGGGACGTGCAGGAAGGCGTTTTCCAGGGCGGCGGGCAGGGCGGAGGTGACCCGGCCCAGTTCCGTCGCCCGTTCGTCCACGTACCAGCGCGGCGAGACGGGCAGCACACGCACGCCGGGCGGAAGGCTCAGCGTGGGCCGCTGCACCCCACCCGCGTCCATCTGCCAGCCGAGGACGGTGGGCCGCTCCGGGCCGGGGGCAAGGGGCCTCGCCGCCCCGTTCCAGTACAGGCGGCCCGTGTCCAACAGGCGAGCGAGCAGGGTGTCGGTGAGCGGGTGGTCGCCCAGGTACCACGCCTCGTCCCCGCCCACGACGCCGCTCTCGCCGCCCAGGGCGAGGACGGTGAGCACGTCGCGGTCGGGGGCGGCGAAGCGGGGCAGGCCGTCCCCCTCACCCCGGTTCCAGCGCAGGGCGTGCGGGAGGGGGAAGACGGAGAGGGCGTGCAGGGCCCTCCGTTCGAGTTCGCGGGTCGCCCGCCGCACCTTCAGGGTCAGCGTCTCGCGCGCCGTGCGGGGCCGCAGGGTGACGCTGAGGTCGTACCTGAGGGTGAGGGGGCTCCGCTCGCCCGGCCCCTCCCCCGTCAACTCGGAGGCCGCCGTCAACCACTGCCGCAGCGGGCTGGCGAGGGGGACGGCGGGGACCTCCTCGTCGGGGAGGTCCGGCGGGGCGGGAGCCTGTTCCGGGGGCGGGGCCGCCGTCCCCCCCACCCGCTCCAACTCGCGTTCCAGGGCTGGGCTGAGCAGGGCGCGGGCGAGGTGCGGGCAGCCCTTCCTCCCGCACCCGCACTCACCCCCCGTGAAGATGCCCGCCGGGTTGAGGGTGAAGGTCGAGCGGTAGAGCCGCCCCTTGTCCCGGACCTGGGCGCTCCCCTGAAAGCCGAGGGCCGTGCGGCTCAGGTTCAGCTCCGTCACGTCCCGGACGTTCATCTTCAGCGCCGCACTCACGGCGGGCAGGCTGAAGAAGGCGGGCGGCACCCGTTCCAGGTTCATGCCCTCAGACCCGCGTGAGGTCCTTCGGCAGCGGCAGGAACTCGATCTCCGGGTGCTGCTCGGCGGTGTATTCGAGGTCGTACCTGCTGCGGAAGAGCATCACCGGGCGCCCCTGGTCGTCCTCCACGTGCCGGGCAAAGCGGGCCACGCTCCCCGCGTCCCCGGCGAGCCAGCGCACAAGCCCGTAGGACGTGACGTGCATCTCCACCTCCACCCCGTACTCCTCCGCGAGGCGGGCTTGAAAGACCTCGAACTGGAGGGGACCGACCGCCCCCAGGTACGGGTCGCGCGCCCCGTCCGTCGGGTAGAAGACCTGCACGACGCCCTCCTCGGCGAGCTGGGTCAGGCCCTTCATGAACGCCTTGCGCTTGCCCACGTCCTTGAGGCTGATGGTGGCGAAGGTCTCCGGCGTGAAGCGCGGGAAGGAGGGGAGCTGCACCTTGGGGTCCACGCTCACCACGTCGCCGATCTGGAAGACGCCGGGGTTGACGAGTCCCACGATGTCGCCCGGGTACGCCTCCTCCACCTTCTCGCGGTCCTGGGCGAAGAGGGTGTGCGCCTGGGAGAGCCGCAGCTTGCGCCCGGTGCGGGTGTGGGTCACGTCCATGCCGCGCTCGAAGTGGCCGCTCATCACCCGCATGAAGGCGGTGCGGTCGCGGTGTGCCCGGCTCATGTTGGCCTGGAGCTTGAAGACGAAACCCGCAAAAGGCGCGTCCGGGTCACGCTCGCCCACGTTCGTCTCCACCGGGCCGGGCGGCGGCGCGAGGTCCACGAAGTTGCTCAAAAAGTGCTCCACCCCGAAGTTGTTCATCGCCGAGCCGAAGAAGACGGGGGTGAGTTCGCCCGCCAGGAAGTCGGCGGGATCGAACTCGGGCATGGCGCCCTGGATGAGTTCCACGTCCTCGCGCAGCTTGGCGGCGAGGTCGGGCCCCACGAGTTCGACGAGCTTGGGGTCGTTCAGGCCCGCCGTCTGCACGGGCGCGCGGTGCTTGCCGCCCGAGGTGCGCTCGAAGGTGAGGACCTGCCCGGTCTGGAGGTCGTACACGCCCTTGAAGTCGGGGCCGTCGCCGATGGGCCAGGTCAGGGGGACGGCGGTGATCTTGAGCGTCCCCTCCACCTGCGAGAGCAGGTCGAAGGGGTCGAGCGCCGGGCGGTCCATCTTGTTCACGAAGGTCAGGATGGGGAGACGGCGGTTGCGGCACACGGCGAAGAGCTTTTCCGTCTGCGACTGCACCCCGCGCGCCGCGTCGAGGACCATCAGGGCGGAGTCGGCGGCGGTCAGCGTCCGGTAGGTGTCCTCCGAGAAGTCCTGGTGGCCCGGCGTGTCGAGGAGGTTGATGTGGCGCCCGTCGTACTCGAAGGTCAGCGCGGAGCTTGAGATAGAGATGCCGCGCTGCTGCTCGATGCTCATCCAGTCGGACCTCGTGTGCGAGCGGCCCTCCTTGGCGGTGACGGACCCGGCCTCCTGGATGGCGCCTCCGTACAGGAGCAGCTTCTCGGTGATGGTGGTCTTGCCCGCGTCGGGGTGGGAGATGATCGCGAACGTCCGGCGACGTGCGATCTCGTTCATGAGTTCAGGGGTGGTCATGGTGGGGACTCCTGCGGGCGGCGGAGGAGCGCGGCCCGGACGAAACAAGGGGGAAAGACTGCGCGCACCTGCGACTCACGCTTACGGGGGCGGGAGGAGGAGCGTCATCCCTCTATGATACCGCCTACCGCTCGCCGTTGCCCGAACGCCGCGAGCAGCGCGTCCAGCGTTCCCAACCGCGTCTCGATGAGCCTTTCCGGGTCGCGGCTGTACCCGCCCGCCATGACCGTCACGAGGGGAATGCACGCCCGGGCAGCCCAGCGGAACACCCGCTCATCCCGCTCCCGCACCCCGGCGGGCGTGAGGGCGAGGCGCCCCAGTTGATCTCCCTCCAGCACGTCCGCCCCCGCGAGGTAGAAGGCGAAGTCGGGGCGGAAGGCGGCCACGGCGGGGGCGACTTCACCGTCCAGCGCGGCGAGGTAGGCGGCGTCCCCGGTCCCGTCGGGCAGGGCCACATCCAGATCACTCCGCTCCTTTTGAAAAGGGTAGTTGTTCGCCCCGTGGACGCTGACGGTCAGGGTTCGCGCCTCGCCCGCGAGCAGCGAGGCCGTGCCGTTCCCCTGATGCACGTCGAGGTCGAGGATCAGGAGGCGCGCGGCGTGCCCGCCACCCAGGAGCCAGCGCGCGCAGATCACCACGTCGTTGAGGAAGGAGAAGCCTTCCGCGTGGTCGCGGTAGGCGTGATGCGTCCCGCCGCCGAGGTTCAGGCCGAAGCCGTGGGCCAGGGCGTCCCGGGTGGCGGCGAGGGTGGCGCCGCTGCTCGCCAGACCACGCTCCACGACCGCCGGGTTCCAGGGAAAGCCGAGGGCACGTTCCTCTGCCCGCGTCACCTCCCCGCGCCGCCAGCGGGCGAGATAGGCGGGGTCGTGGACGCGCTCAGCCAGCGCCCAGTCGAGGAGGGGAGCGTCCAGCAGGGGCAGGCGTTCGGCGGCCCCGGCGAGCAGGCGCTCCAGGAACTCGCGGGGGAGGAACTGTCTGCGGGGCGGCGGGCTGCCCGCGTACGCCGCCCGGCGAAAGGCGGTCCAGGCGTGGGGCCAGTCGCTGTGAACGGGCGGGGTCACGGCCACAGGCTAAGGCGTGCGGCTAAGCTGGCGGGGTGAGCGGCTTGATGAAACGGCTCGGCCTGCGCGTCCCCGTCGTGCAGGCCCCCATGGCGGGGGGGCCGACCACCCCCGAACTCGTCGCGGCGGTGTCGGAGGCGGGCGGGCTGGGCAGCCTCGGCGCAGCCTACCTGACGCCGAGGCAGATCGCGGCGGCGGGCACGGCGGTGCGGGCGCGGACGAATCGGCCCTTCGCGGTCAACCTCTTCATTCCCGAACCCCTCCCCGACGTGTCGGAGTCCGAGGTGGAGGCGGCGGTCGCCGAACTCGCGCCACTCCATGTGGAGTTGGACCTTCCACCACCCACTCTCCCCGGGCGCGTGCGGGAGGACTTCGCTGCCCAGTTCCGGGTCGTGCTGGACCTGCGTCCCGCCGCGTTCTCCTTCGTATTCGGGCGGCTGGGGGCAGTGGAACTCGCGGCCCTGCGGGAGAGGGGCATCCTCGCCGTCGGCACGGCGACCGGGGTGGAGGAGGCCCGCGCGCTCGCGGCGGACGGGGTGGACGCGGTGGTCGCGCAGGGGGGCGCGGGGGGCGGGCACCGGGGCGGGTGGGGGCATGATGAACTGGCGGACACGCTGAGTCTGACCCGGGCGGTCGTGGGCGCGGTCCAGGTCCCGGTCATCGCGGCGGGCGGCCTGATGGACGCGGCGGGGGTGCGGGCGGCGCTGGGGGCAGGGGCCAGCCTCGCCCAGTGTGGCACCGTCTTTCTCCGGGCCGCCGAGGCGGGCACCTCCGCCCCATACCGGACAGCACTTGCGGCGGCGGGGCCGGGAGACACCACCCTGACCCGGGCCTTCAGCGGCAGGGCGGCGCGCGGCCTCGCCAACCGGGTGACGGCGGAAGTCGAACGGCCCCTTCCCTACCCCTTCCAGAACGCGCTGACCCGCGAGATGCGCTCCGCCGCCACGCGGGCAGGCCGTCCCGAGTTTCTGAGCCTCTGGGCGGGCGAGGGCGTTCATCTCGCGTGGGACGGCACGGCGGCGGAGATTCTGGAGAGCCTGTGGCCCTGACGGTCACCCTCCGCCCCCTGCGTCCCGGCGACGAGGAGGCCGCCGTGCGCTGGGCCGCCGACCCCGAGTTCTGCCTCGCGGCGGGATGGACGCCGGGCCTCGCGCCGCGCCTGGTCCGCGACCACTGGCGGCCCATCGTGGCGGGCTCGTGGCCGGACTTCCTGCGGCTGGGGGTGGAGGTGGGCGGGCGGTTCGTCGGGTACGTGGACCTGGCGGAGCTAACCCCCACCTCGGGCCAGTTCGGCATCGGGATCGGGGAGCGGGCGCTGTGGGGCAGGGGGGTGGGGCGGGAGGCGGGACGGCTGCTGCTCGCGGGCGCTTTCGGAACGCTGGGGTTGAAGACCGTGACCGCGCAGGTGTACGCCCCCAACCTCCGCTCGCACGCCCTGATGCGCCGCCTGGGCTTCCGGGAGGCCGGGCGCGGCGAGCCCGAGCCGTACCGGGGCGAGGTGGTGGAGGTCGTGCGGTACGCGCTGACCCGGGAGGAGTGGAACGTGACCCCTGTCCGTTCGGGGGGGGAGGGGCCCTCACCGTTCGCCTGAGGAGAAGTTGCGCTCGGGAGCGCACCCTGGGGGCATGACAACCTTTCAGGAACTTTCCAACCAGATGGCGGACACCGTAGAGAAAGCCGCCGCCAGCATCGTCACCGTCCACGGGGCGCGGCCCATCAGCGGCACGGTCGTCGGGCCCGAGCAGGTCCTCACGGTCGCGCACGTGCTCCACGCCGACGAACTCAGCGTCCGCACGCCGGACGGCGGGACCCTCACGGGCACGGTCGTGGGCCGCGACCCGGGCAGCAACCTCGCCCTGCTGAAGGTGCCGGGGCTGAACGTGCCGCCCCTTACGCCGGGCACGGGGGTGCGGGTGGGCGAACTGCTCCTCGGGGTGGGGCGACCGCCGCACGGAGTCCAGGCGACCCTGGGCCTCCTCGACCGCGCGGCCCTCTCCCGGGGCTGGCTCACCACCGGGGCGGCGCCCTTCGCGGGTGTGAGCGGAGGCGCCCTGGTGGACGCCCGGGGCGGTCTGGTCGGCGTGCTGAACGCGGGGGAGATGCGCGGCACCCTGCTCGCCGTTCCCGCCGAACGCGCGCTGCGGGTGACCGAACTCCTGGGCACCACCGGCCGGGTACCGCGCGGCTACCTGGGGGTCGCCACCCAGCCCGTGCACCTGCCCGACCAGCAGCACCCGGAGGAGGGTGAGCCGGACGACCGGGGCCGCGAGCGCCGGGAAGGGCGCGGGCGGGACTTCGGGGGCCGGGGCCCCGGTGGGCGCGGACGCTGGGGGCGCGGCGGCCTGCGGGGACGGCTGGGTCTGACTGTCGTGCAGGTCGAGGACGGCAGCCCCGCGCAGGAGGCCGGGATGCGGGTAGGGGACATCCTCCTCGCGCTGGACGGTGAGGGCGTGCGCCACCCGCGCGAGCTTCTGGAACGTGTCCGGGACCTCGCCGGGCAGACCGTCACGGCCCGCGTCCTGCGCGGCGGCGAGGAAACCGACGTGACGCTCACGGTCGGCGAACGCTGAGGCCGGGCGCCCCCTTACCATCCGGTATGCTCTCCGCCCCCCTGCCCTCGGTGCGCGTGGCCCTGCGCTCGCCCGCGCTGGCGGCGGGGGTGGCGGCCCTTCTGCAAGGCTTCGGGCTGACCCTCGCGGAAGGCGCGGAGGCGGACGTGCTCGTCGTGGACGACCCCTGGCTCTCCGACCCGGAGGCGCTGGCGGCGGAGGTCGAGGGGGTGGCGGGCGTCGTGGCCCTCGGCTCCCCGGCCTGGGTGAGCACGCTCCACGAGGCGGCCCCGGGCGGCTGGGCGGCCCTGGGCACCGACGCCACCCCCGCCGAACTCCTCGCGGGCGTGCTCGCGGCGGCGGCGGGCCTGGCCGCCCTTCCCCCCGAGGAAGTCCTGCCCGCCCGGGACGAGCCCGACGACCCGGGGCCCTCCCCCGCCGACATCACCCTTACCCCCCGCGAGCGCGACGTGCTCGCCCTCCTCGCCGAGGGCCTGAGCAACAAGCGCGCCGCCCGCGAACTCGGCGTCAGCGAGAGCACCGTCAAGTTCCACGTCCAGGCCGTGTACTCCAAACTGGGCGTGCAAAGCCGCGCCGGAGCGGTGACAAGGGGCGTACAGTTGGGGCTGATCAGCGTGTAGCAAGAGTATTTCTCCCTCTCCCCTGGTGGGGGAGGGCCGGGGTGAGGGGGCGCGCGAGCAGCTTAACCGCGCGCCATCCGTTTCTGGTCGGAGGCCCTGGATTACCGGCCACTCCGCGAACCGGAGGAGGACTGGGCCATCCTGGTTCCCCGGGAGGGGAAGGGGCCGCAACTCGCCCTCAAGCTCGTCTCCTCGGAGGCGCACAACCACACCCGGCACCATCTCGACCTCTACGCCACGGACCAGGCGGCGGAGGTCGAGCGCCTGCTGAGACTCGGTGCGGAGCAGGTGGACTGGCGCTACGAGCAAGGCGCGGACTACGTCGTTCTGGCCGACCCAGACGGCAACCGCTTCTGCGTCGTCCAGAAGGACGGGTAGGAGGCGGCGCTACCCGCCCAGCGCGGCGTCCAACGCGACCTCGATCATCTGGTTGAAGGTCTGCTGCCGTTCCTCGGCGGTCGTCTCCTCGCGGGTGACGAGATGGTCGGAGACGGTGAGGACGGTCAGGGCCCTCACCCCGTGCTGGGCGGCGAGGGTGTAGAGCCCGGCGGCCTCCATCTCGGCGGCGAGGACACCGAAAGACGCCCAGTCTCTGAACCCCCGGGGGTCGTCCTGGTAGAAGGAATCTGTGGACATGACGTTGCCGACGTGGGTGGTGAAGCCGCGTTCCTGAGCAATCTGGTACGCCCGCAGCAGCAGGCCGAAGTCGGCGATGGGGGCGAAGTTGCGGGGCCCGAAGCGGACGT from Deinococcus aetherius includes:
- a CDS encoding AAA family ATPase, translated to MKRILITGMSGTGKTSVIEELSRRGFTAIDTDSDEWCEWTVGHEVGSETSEPDWVWREDRMWHLLSEPREAPLFVSGCKTNQGKFYDRFDHVVLLSALPEVMLERIKGRTNNPYGKSAEERDRILQHVRFVEPLLRHRATLELDTSALTVAEVADRLLALTTRNAQG
- a CDS encoding C39 family peptidase translates to MRFLLPLLLASLFGGAQAASTSAPPTPAGYVLSGMPLVHQTYNACGPASITQVLGYFGINVSLADVSRLTRPTERSYMTAQAIVDFAPKVGLEARLYRGGSLQTVRAAVRARLPLIALQSHVTATAVIPHWRVVTGYDDAREQVYLMDPLLGYVLMSYADFNRVWADHRGEFAVMYPPGWRETVRKVIG
- a CDS encoding DEAD/DEAH box helicase, which codes for MNLERVPPAFFSLPAVSAALKMNVRDVTELNLSRTALGFQGSAQVRDKGRLYRSTFTLNPAGIFTGGECGCGRKGCPHLARALLSPALERELERVGGTAAPPPEQAPAPPDLPDEEVPAVPLASPLRQWLTAASELTGEGPGERSPLTLRYDLSVTLRPRTARETLTLKVRRATRELERRALHALSVFPLPHALRWNRGEGDGLPRFAAPDRDVLTVLALGGESGVVGGDEAWYLGDHPLTDTLLARLLDTGRLYWNGAARPLAPGPERPTVLGWQMDAGGVQRPTLSLPPGVRVLPVSPRWYVDERATELGRVTSALPAALENAFLHVPPVPPAQAASFAGALRESFPALGDALPLPQPVQVRRVPAEYQPLLTLREERVTVSRRKGWRTQTEERALGVAHLTHLYDGEPLPVERQNYVDGVLYLRGRDPAAEKRSAGQLTRTGLKRLQSLQPRGDHVEHPEAASLYAFAGEADWQRFLTAEVPKLEARGFRVEVAPDFPYRYVEVEDWYGEAGDEGGWFTLELGVIVDGERLSLIPILVSLIAERPELFTPEALAALKDDDVIAARLPDGRRLALPAGRVRAILSVLVELHLRELPEGPLKLPLLDAARLAALDEALNARWLGADRLLDLGRRLRSFRGVADVEPPEGLNAELRTYQRQGLSWLQFLREYDLGGILADDMGLGKTLQTLAHLQTEKVAGRADRPSLVIAPTSVLGNWRAEAARFTPGLRVLTLHGPHRKEDFGRVPDHDLVLSTYPLLPRDIDSLREHDFHLLVLDEAQNIKNPRSAAAKAAGALKARHRLALTGTPLENHLGELWSQFNFLTPGLLYDEKTFRELYRTPIEKQGDRARQVALAARVRPFILRREKRDVASELPPKTEIPVRVTLDGDQRDLYETVRVTMLERVREELDARGLARSTVAILDALLKLRQAATDPRLVRLDAARKVRGSAKLDWLTGNLPQMVEEGRRVLIFSQFATLLGLLEDTLADLGIGYAKLTGQTKNRAAQIERFQRGEVPVFLISLKAGGVGLNLTAADTVVHLDPWWNPAAENQATDRAYRIGQDKPVFVYKLIAAGSVEERILDLQQRKAALAQGVLDGGLTSATQLTTGDLERLFAPLEEEAEPVGRGG
- a CDS encoding peptide chain release factor 3, with product MTTPELMNEIARRRTFAIISHPDAGKTTITEKLLLYGGAIQEAGSVTAKEGRSHTRSDWMSIEQQRGISISSSALTFEYDGRHINLLDTPGHQDFSEDTYRTLTAADSALMVLDAARGVQSQTEKLFAVCRNRRLPILTFVNKMDRPALDPFDLLSQVEGTLKITAVPLTWPIGDGPDFKGVYDLQTGQVLTFERTSGGKHRAPVQTAGLNDPKLVELVGPDLAAKLREDVELIQGAMPEFDPADFLAGELTPVFFGSAMNNFGVEHFLSNFVDLAPPPGPVETNVGERDPDAPFAGFVFKLQANMSRAHRDRTAFMRVMSGHFERGMDVTHTRTGRKLRLSQAHTLFAQDREKVEEAYPGDIVGLVNPGVFQIGDVVSVDPKVQLPSFPRFTPETFATISLKDVGKRKAFMKGLTQLAEEGVVQVFYPTDGARDPYLGAVGPLQFEVFQARLAEEYGVEVEMHVTSYGLVRWLAGDAGSVARFARHVEDDQGRPVMLFRSRYDLEYTAEQHPEIEFLPLPKDLTRV
- a CDS encoding histone deacetylase family protein, coding for MTPPVHSDWPHAWTAFRRAAYAGSPPPRRQFLPREFLERLLAGAAERLPLLDAPLLDWALAERVHDPAYLARWRRGEVTRAEERALGFPWNPAVVERGLASSGATLAATRDALAHGFGLNLGGGTHHAYRDHAEGFSFLNDVVICARWLLGGGHAARLLILDLDVHQGNGTASLLAGEARTLTVSVHGANNYPFQKERSDLDVALPDGTGDAAYLAALDGEVAPAVAAFRPDFAFYLAGADVLEGDQLGRLALTPAGVRERDERVFRWAARACIPLVTVMAGGYSRDPERLIETRLGTLDALLAAFGQRRAVGGIIEG
- a CDS encoding NAD(P)H-dependent flavin oxidoreductase, encoding MSGLMKRLGLRVPVVQAPMAGGPTTPELVAAVSEAGGLGSLGAAYLTPRQIAAAGTAVRARTNRPFAVNLFIPEPLPDVSESEVEAAVAELAPLHVELDLPPPTLPGRVREDFAAQFRVVLDLRPAAFSFVFGRLGAVELAALRERGILAVGTATGVEEARALAADGVDAVVAQGGAGGGHRGGWGHDELADTLSLTRAVVGAVQVPVIAAGGLMDAAGVRAALGAGASLAQCGTVFLRAAEAGTSAPYRTALAAAGPGDTTLTRAFSGRAARGLANRVTAEVERPLPYPFQNALTREMRSAATRAGRPEFLSLWAGEGVHLAWDGTAAEILESLWP
- a CDS encoding GNAT family N-acetyltransferase, which translates into the protein MALTVTLRPLRPGDEEAAVRWAADPEFCLAAGWTPGLAPRLVRDHWRPIVAGSWPDFLRLGVEVGGRFVGYVDLAELTPTSGQFGIGIGERALWGRGVGREAGRLLLAGAFGTLGLKTVTAQVYAPNLRSHALMRRLGFREAGRGEPEPYRGEVVEVVRYALTREEWNVTPVRSGGEGPSPFA
- a CDS encoding S1C family serine protease, with the protein product MTTFQELSNQMADTVEKAAASIVTVHGARPISGTVVGPEQVLTVAHVLHADELSVRTPDGGTLTGTVVGRDPGSNLALLKVPGLNVPPLTPGTGVRVGELLLGVGRPPHGVQATLGLLDRAALSRGWLTTGAAPFAGVSGGALVDARGGLVGVLNAGEMRGTLLAVPAERALRVTELLGTTGRVPRGYLGVATQPVHLPDQQHPEEGEPDDRGRERREGRGRDFGGRGPGGRGRWGRGGLRGRLGLTVVQVEDGSPAQEAGMRVGDILLALDGEGVRHPRELLERVRDLAGQTVTARVLRGGEETDVTLTVGER
- a CDS encoding helix-turn-helix transcriptional regulator — protein: MLSAPLPSVRVALRSPALAAGVAALLQGFGLTLAEGAEADVLVVDDPWLSDPEALAAEVEGVAGVVALGSPAWVSTLHEAAPGGWAALGTDATPAELLAGVLAAAAGLAALPPEEVLPARDEPDDPGPSPADITLTPRERDVLALLAEGLSNKRAARELGVSESTVKFHVQAVYSKLGVQSRAGAVTRGVQLGLISV
- a CDS encoding VOC family protein, producing the protein MRFWSEALDYRPLREPEEDWAILVPREGKGPQLALKLVSSEAHNHTRHHLDLYATDQAAEVERLLRLGAEQVDWRYEQGADYVVLADPDGNRFCVVQKDG
- the deoD gene encoding purine-nucleoside phosphorylase; translated protein: MSVHLSAEPGQIAETVLLPGDPLRARHIAETFFENPVQHNTVRGMLGYTGTYKGQRVSVQGTGMGIPSAMIYVSELIRDYGCRKLIRVGTCGSYQEGVHVRDLVLAQAACTDSNINNVRFGPRNFAPIADFGLLLRAYQIAQERGFTTHVGNVMSTDSFYQDDPRGFRDWASFGVLAAEMEAAGLYTLAAQHGVRALTVLTVSDHLVTREETTAEERQQTFNQMIEVALDAALGG